One Cervus canadensis isolate Bull #8, Minnesota chromosome 1, ASM1932006v1, whole genome shotgun sequence genomic window carries:
- the SP2 gene encoding transcription factor Sp2 isoform X1, protein MSDPQTSMAATAAVSPSDYLQPAASTTQDSQPSPLALLAATCSKIGPPAVEAAVTPPAPPQPTPRKLVPIKPAPLPLSPGKNSFGILSSKGNILQIQGSQLSTSYPGGQLVFAIQNPTVVNKGTRSNTSIQYQAVPQIQASSPQTIQVQPSLANQIQIIPGTNQAIITPSPSSHKPVPIKPAPVQKSSTTTTPAQSGANVVKLTGGGGNVTLTLPVNNLVNTSDPGATTQLLTESPPAPLSKTNKKARKKSLPAAQPPVAVAEQVETVLIETTADNIIQAGNNLLIVQSPGGGQPAVVQQVQVVPPKAEQQQVVQIPQQALRVVQAASATLPTVPQKPSQNFQIQAAEPSPTQVYIRTPSGEVQTVLVQDSPPATAATASTTTCSSPASRAAHLSGTSKKHSAAILRKERPLPKIAPAGSIISLNAAQLAAAAQAMQTININGVQVQGVPVTITNTGGQQQLTVQNVSGNNLTISGLSPTQIQLQMEQALAGEAQPGEKRRRMACTCPNCKDGDKRSGEQGKKKHVCHIPDCGKTFRKTSLLRAHVRLHTGERPFVCNWFFCGKRFTRSDELQRHARTHTGDKRFECAQCQKRFMRSDHLTKHYKTHLVTKNL, encoded by the exons ATCCACAGACCAGCATGGCTGCCACTGCCGCTGTCAGTCCCAGTGACTACCTGCAGCCTGCCGCCTCTACCACCCAG GACTCCCAGCCATCTCCCTTAGCGCTGCTTGCCGCGACATGTAGCAAAATCGGCCCTCCAGCTGTTGAAGCTGCGGTGACGCCTCCTGCTCCCCCACAGCCCACTCCACGGAAACTCGTCCCTATCAAACCCGCCCCTCTCCCTCTCAGCCCCGGCAAGAATAGTTTTGGAATCTTGTCCTCCAAGGGAAACATACTTCAGATTCAGGGGTCACAGCTGAGCACGTCCTACCCTGGGGGGCAGCTGGTGTTTGCTATACAGAACCCCACCGTGGTCAACAAAGGGACCCGATCGAACACCAGTATCCAGTACCAGGCGGTCCCTCAGATCCAGGCCAGCAGTCCTCAGACCATCCAGGTGCAGCCCAGTCTCGCCAACCAGATCCAGATCATCCCTGGCACCAACCAAGCCATCATCACCCCATCCCCGTCCAGTCACAAGCCTGTCCCCATCAAGCCAGCCCCTGTCCAGAAGTCGAGTACGACCACCACTCCGGCACAGAGTGGGGCCAATGTGGTGAAGCTGACAGGTGGCGGCGGCAATGTTACCCTTACTCTGCCTGTCAACAACCTCGTGAACACCAGCGACCCCGGGGCCACCACTCAGCTCCTCACGGAGAGCCCCCCTGCCCCGCTGTCTAAGACTAACAAGAAAGCCAGGAAGAAGAGTCTTCCTGCTGCCCAGCCCCCTGTGGCCGTGGCCGAACAGGTGGAGACGGTGCTGATTGAGACCACCGCGGACAACATCATCCAAGCTGGAAACAACCTGCTCATTGTTCAGAGCCCTGGCGGGGGCCAGCCAGCCGTGGTCCAGCAGGTCCAGGTGGTGCCCCCCAAGGCCGAGCAGCAGCAGGTGGTGCAGATTCCACAGCAGGCCCTGCGGGTGGTGCAGGCAGCGTCCGCCACACTCCCCACCGTCCCCCAGAAGCCCTCCCAGAACTTCCAGATCCAGGCTGCTGAGCCGTCACCTACTCAG GTCTATATCCGTACGCCTTCTGGTGAGGTACAGACGGTCCTTGTCCAGGACAGCCCCCCGGCAACAGCTGCGACTGCCTCCACCACCACGTGTAGTAGCCCCGCGTCCCGTGCTGCCCATCTGAGTGGGACCAGCAAAAAGCACTCGGCGGCAATTCTCCGGAAAGAGCGACCCCTGCCAAAGATTGCTCCTGCGGGGAGCATCATCAGCCTGAACGCAGCACAGCTGGCAGCGGCCGCCCAGGCCATGCAGACCATCAACATCAACGGTGTCCAGGTCCAGGGCGTGCCCGTCACCATCACCAACACTGGCG GACAACAGCAGCTGACTGTGCAGAATGTTTCTGGGAACAACCTGACCATCAGTGGGCTGAGCCCCACCCAGATCCAGCTGCAGATGGAACAGGCCCTGGCTGGAGAGGCCCAGCCTGGGGAGAAGCGGCGCCGCATGGCCTGCACGTGTCCCAACTGCAAGGATGGGGACAAGAG GTCTGGAGAGCAGGGCAAGAAGAAGCACGTGTGCCACATCCCTGACTGCGGCAAGACTTTCCGTAAGACGTCCCTGCTGCGGGCTCACGTGCGCCTGCACACCGGCGAGCGGCCCTTTGTCTGCAACTGGTTCTTCTGTGGCAAGAGGTTCACACGGAGCGACGAGCTCCAGCGGCATGCCCGCACCCACACAG
- the SP2 gene encoding transcription factor Sp2 isoform X2, whose product MAATAAVSPSDYLQPAASTTQDSQPSPLALLAATCSKIGPPAVEAAVTPPAPPQPTPRKLVPIKPAPLPLSPGKNSFGILSSKGNILQIQGSQLSTSYPGGQLVFAIQNPTVVNKGTRSNTSIQYQAVPQIQASSPQTIQVQPSLANQIQIIPGTNQAIITPSPSSHKPVPIKPAPVQKSSTTTTPAQSGANVVKLTGGGGNVTLTLPVNNLVNTSDPGATTQLLTESPPAPLSKTNKKARKKSLPAAQPPVAVAEQVETVLIETTADNIIQAGNNLLIVQSPGGGQPAVVQQVQVVPPKAEQQQVVQIPQQALRVVQAASATLPTVPQKPSQNFQIQAAEPSPTQVYIRTPSGEVQTVLVQDSPPATAATASTTTCSSPASRAAHLSGTSKKHSAAILRKERPLPKIAPAGSIISLNAAQLAAAAQAMQTININGVQVQGVPVTITNTGGQQQLTVQNVSGNNLTISGLSPTQIQLQMEQALAGEAQPGEKRRRMACTCPNCKDGDKRSGEQGKKKHVCHIPDCGKTFRKTSLLRAHVRLHTGERPFVCNWFFCGKRFTRSDELQRHARTHTGDKRFECAQCQKRFMRSDHLTKHYKTHLVTKNL is encoded by the exons ATGGCTGCCACTGCCGCTGTCAGTCCCAGTGACTACCTGCAGCCTGCCGCCTCTACCACCCAG GACTCCCAGCCATCTCCCTTAGCGCTGCTTGCCGCGACATGTAGCAAAATCGGCCCTCCAGCTGTTGAAGCTGCGGTGACGCCTCCTGCTCCCCCACAGCCCACTCCACGGAAACTCGTCCCTATCAAACCCGCCCCTCTCCCTCTCAGCCCCGGCAAGAATAGTTTTGGAATCTTGTCCTCCAAGGGAAACATACTTCAGATTCAGGGGTCACAGCTGAGCACGTCCTACCCTGGGGGGCAGCTGGTGTTTGCTATACAGAACCCCACCGTGGTCAACAAAGGGACCCGATCGAACACCAGTATCCAGTACCAGGCGGTCCCTCAGATCCAGGCCAGCAGTCCTCAGACCATCCAGGTGCAGCCCAGTCTCGCCAACCAGATCCAGATCATCCCTGGCACCAACCAAGCCATCATCACCCCATCCCCGTCCAGTCACAAGCCTGTCCCCATCAAGCCAGCCCCTGTCCAGAAGTCGAGTACGACCACCACTCCGGCACAGAGTGGGGCCAATGTGGTGAAGCTGACAGGTGGCGGCGGCAATGTTACCCTTACTCTGCCTGTCAACAACCTCGTGAACACCAGCGACCCCGGGGCCACCACTCAGCTCCTCACGGAGAGCCCCCCTGCCCCGCTGTCTAAGACTAACAAGAAAGCCAGGAAGAAGAGTCTTCCTGCTGCCCAGCCCCCTGTGGCCGTGGCCGAACAGGTGGAGACGGTGCTGATTGAGACCACCGCGGACAACATCATCCAAGCTGGAAACAACCTGCTCATTGTTCAGAGCCCTGGCGGGGGCCAGCCAGCCGTGGTCCAGCAGGTCCAGGTGGTGCCCCCCAAGGCCGAGCAGCAGCAGGTGGTGCAGATTCCACAGCAGGCCCTGCGGGTGGTGCAGGCAGCGTCCGCCACACTCCCCACCGTCCCCCAGAAGCCCTCCCAGAACTTCCAGATCCAGGCTGCTGAGCCGTCACCTACTCAG GTCTATATCCGTACGCCTTCTGGTGAGGTACAGACGGTCCTTGTCCAGGACAGCCCCCCGGCAACAGCTGCGACTGCCTCCACCACCACGTGTAGTAGCCCCGCGTCCCGTGCTGCCCATCTGAGTGGGACCAGCAAAAAGCACTCGGCGGCAATTCTCCGGAAAGAGCGACCCCTGCCAAAGATTGCTCCTGCGGGGAGCATCATCAGCCTGAACGCAGCACAGCTGGCAGCGGCCGCCCAGGCCATGCAGACCATCAACATCAACGGTGTCCAGGTCCAGGGCGTGCCCGTCACCATCACCAACACTGGCG GACAACAGCAGCTGACTGTGCAGAATGTTTCTGGGAACAACCTGACCATCAGTGGGCTGAGCCCCACCCAGATCCAGCTGCAGATGGAACAGGCCCTGGCTGGAGAGGCCCAGCCTGGGGAGAAGCGGCGCCGCATGGCCTGCACGTGTCCCAACTGCAAGGATGGGGACAAGAG GTCTGGAGAGCAGGGCAAGAAGAAGCACGTGTGCCACATCCCTGACTGCGGCAAGACTTTCCGTAAGACGTCCCTGCTGCGGGCTCACGTGCGCCTGCACACCGGCGAGCGGCCCTTTGTCTGCAACTGGTTCTTCTGTGGCAAGAGGTTCACACGGAGCGACGAGCTCCAGCGGCATGCCCGCACCCACACAG